From Hippoglossus stenolepis isolate QCI-W04-F060 chromosome 19, HSTE1.2, whole genome shotgun sequence, the proteins below share one genomic window:
- the LOC118098949 gene encoding proteasome maturation protein codes for MNTRGLRSQLKDSVPVAGLHPQGQYGIQDSLRSGFTSVKNELLPSHPLELSEKNFQLNQDKLNFSTLRNIQGLHAPLKLQMEYRAARQIQRLPFLQSSNLALDTLRGSDESIGFEDILNDPAQSEMMGEPHMMVEYKLGML; via the exons ATG AATACCCGAGGACTCCGATCTCAGCTGAAGGACAGTGTCCCGGTGGCAGGCCTCCATCCACAGGGACAGTATGGAATCCAGGACTCTCTGCGGAGCGG ATTTACCAGCGTAAAGAATGAGCTCCTGCCCAGCCACCCTCTGGAGCTGTCAGAAAAGAAC TTCCAGCTGAACCAGGACAAGTTGAATTTCTCGACTCTGAGAAACATCCAGGGTCTTCATGCTCCACTCAAACTGCAGATGGAGTACAGGGCAGCCAGACAG ATCCAGCGCCTGCCGTTCTTACAGAGCTCAAACCTCGCTCTAGATACGCTGCGAGGCAGCGACGAGTCCATCGGCTTCGAGGACATCCTCAACG ATCCAGCCCAGAGTGAAATGATGGGAGAGCCTCACATGATGGTGGAATACAAACTGGGAAtgttgtga
- the c19h11orf65 gene encoding protein MFI, producing the protein MSFQEGGPEEPQQPLQETAATIIQRAWRRYVHREVFRYFKQLINRCNQRDPQSILKTVNPREAELLDAAAGVFIRFRLGGITFPPSIYYKIFTHRPIADVCANSPKNYTQLGLKKPEARRSNTGWPLMQEERSGWYQRMENNSWRVFCKTVLPIADPTEFGADKKMDFHFSRLQRQQDVERWRKRRKIQWLRQMYNHGRTHPVHGHMVSRVGNSAQEAMDTTGEKGDNDAEEWELDELLSWTTTLSFEEYMKEWSCLACSHSSERSKDLQPHEFAGVSDDESSTEESKIINMCHA; encoded by the exons ATGAG ctTCCAGGAAGGGGGCCCTGAGGAGCCCCAGCAGCCGCTGCAGGAGACAGCAGCCACAATAATTCAGAGGGCCTGGAGAAGATATGTG CACAGAGAAGTCTTCAGGTATTTCAAGCAGCTGATCAACCGTTGCAACCAGCGGGATCCACAGTCCATCCTGAAAACTGTCAATCCTCGAGAG GCGGAGCTgctggatgctgctgctggggtGTTCATCAGATTTCGACTCGGAGGG ATCACCTTTCCTCCCAGCATCTACTACAAGATCTTCACCCACCGGCCCATCGCAGATGTGTGCGCCAACAGCCCAAAGAACTACACCCAGCTGGGCTTGAAGAAGCCTGAGGCCCGGCGGAGCAACACTGGCTGGCCCCTGATGCAGGAGGAACGTTCAGGGTGGTACCAGCGTATGGAAAACAACAGTTGGAGGGTGTTCTGCAAGACG GTGCTTCCCATCGCTGACCCCACAGAGTTCGGAGCAGACAAGAAGATGGACTTTCACTTCTCCAGGTTGCAGCGGCAGCAGGATGTGGAAAggtggaggaaaaggaggaaaattCAATGGCTGAGGCAAAT GTATAACCATGGTCGGACTCATCCAGTGCATGGACACATGGTGAGCCGAGTGGGGAACTCAGCCCAGGAAGCAATGGACACCACTGGAGAGAAGGGGGACAATGATGCGGAGGAGTGGGAGTTGGATGAGCTCCTGTCCTGGACCACCACTCTCAGCTTTGAGGA GTATATGAaggagtggagttgtttggCATGCAGTCACTCGTCTGAGCGGAGCAAAG ATCTCCAGCCACATGAGTTTGCTGGTGTGTCTGATGATGAAAGTTCGACAGAGGAGAGTAAAATCATCAACATGTGTCATGCATGA